From the Ruminiclostridium josui JCM 17888 genome, one window contains:
- a CDS encoding alpha-N-arabinofuranosidase — MDNAKMILNKDYVVGPVDKRIYGSFIEHLGRAVYGGIYEPGHPTANKLGFRQDVSEMIKELQVPIVRYPGGNFVSGYKWEDGVGPVDKRPRRTELAWSTIETNEVGTNEFMTWAKEVGTEVMMAVNLGTRGVEAARNLIEYCNLSQGTYYSDLRKSHGYSQPHNIKTWCLGNEMDGSWQIGAKTAEEYGRLACETAKVMKMVDPTIELVACGSSGSGMPTFAQWEATVLEHTYEHVDYISLHTYYGNQDNDTANFLAKSVDMDAFIKSVVATCDYVKAKKRSKKQINLSFDEWNVWFHSNEADKKIDRWSIAPPQLEDIYNFEDALLVGSMLITLLKNADRVKIACLAQLVNVIAPIMTENGGSAWKQTIYYPYLHTSVFGRGTVLNTIMKAPKFDTKDFTDVSAIDATAVISDSNDEITVFAVNRHMEDSITLDVELNGFGQFEVVEHIVLEHDDVKATNTKENPNNVIPSNNGNAIAEDGSIKASLKNLSWNVIRLKKVK; from the coding sequence ATGGATAACGCAAAAATGATACTTAACAAAGACTATGTTGTAGGACCCGTTGATAAAAGAATTTATGGCTCTTTCATTGAACATTTGGGAAGGGCTGTTTACGGCGGAATCTATGAGCCAGGACACCCTACAGCTAACAAATTAGGATTCAGGCAAGACGTTTCAGAAATGATAAAAGAATTACAGGTGCCTATAGTAAGATATCCCGGCGGAAATTTTGTTTCCGGCTACAAATGGGAAGATGGTGTAGGTCCTGTAGATAAGAGGCCTCGACGCACAGAGTTAGCTTGGTCTACAATTGAAACCAACGAAGTTGGAACCAATGAGTTCATGACATGGGCTAAAGAAGTAGGTACAGAAGTTATGATGGCCGTTAACTTGGGAACAAGAGGTGTTGAGGCAGCAAGAAATCTTATTGAATACTGTAATCTTTCTCAGGGAACATACTATAGTGATTTGAGAAAGTCTCATGGTTACAGCCAGCCTCATAACATAAAAACCTGGTGTCTTGGAAATGAAATGGATGGCTCTTGGCAAATAGGTGCAAAAACTGCAGAAGAATACGGAAGACTAGCTTGCGAAACTGCAAAGGTTATGAAAATGGTGGATCCTACAATCGAATTAGTAGCCTGCGGAAGTTCAGGAAGCGGTATGCCTACATTTGCACAGTGGGAAGCTACGGTGCTTGAACATACATATGAACATGTTGATTATATTTCACTTCATACGTATTATGGAAACCAAGACAATGACACTGCTAACTTCCTGGCAAAGTCTGTAGATATGGATGCCTTTATCAAGTCTGTTGTTGCAACCTGTGATTATGTAAAAGCAAAAAAGCGCAGTAAGAAGCAAATAAACCTCTCCTTTGACGAATGGAACGTCTGGTTCCACTCCAATGAGGCAGACAAAAAAATTGACAGATGGTCAATAGCACCACCCCAACTTGAAGATATTTACAATTTTGAGGATGCACTATTAGTTGGTAGTATGCTGATAACTCTGTTAAAAAATGCCGACAGGGTAAAGATAGCTTGTCTTGCACAGCTTGTTAATGTTATTGCACCAATAATGACTGAGAACGGCGGTAGTGCTTGGAAGCAGACCATTTACTATCCATACCTCCACACTTCAGTTTTTGGACGTGGCACTGTTCTAAACACTATTATGAAAGCACCTAAGTTTGATACTAAGGATTTTACTGACGTTTCAGCTATAGACGCAACAGCAGTTATTAGTGACAGCAATGATGAAATTACCGTTTTTGCAGTAAACAGACATATGGAAGATAGCATTACTCTTGATGTTGAACTAAACGGCTTCGGACAGTTTGAGGTTGTTGAACATATAGTTCTTGAGCATGATGATGTGAAAGCTACTAATACAAAAGAAAATCCAAATAACGTTATACCCAGCAACAATGGAAATGCTATTGCAGAAGATGGAAGTATCAAGGCTTCCTTAAAGAATCTTTCCTGGAATGTTATAAGATTGAAAAAAGTAAAGTAA
- a CDS encoding 2-amino-3,7-dideoxy-D-threo-hept-6-ulosonate synthase: MDGKALRLARLIKPSCKKTCIVPIDHGVTLGPIAGLGDYRKLIDQIISGGADGIVLHKGILKKLCQDEIFLEGNYILHLSASTKFNDDSNCKVLVGSVEEAVQLGADAVSIHVNLGDAGESSMLRDFGKVSEACARWGMPLLAMVYAKRSQRKQGDIAHTARLAEELGADLVKIESPETMEEMREVVKNVHIPVLVAGGENMNNPEKLLYMVNNSILAGAAGVAIGRNIFASKNPGLLIKLISMITHKEKGLDECIEILKNDCKCSSDTKVPVLF; this comes from the coding sequence ATGGATGGAAAAGCCTTAAGATTAGCACGGCTCATTAAACCTTCATGCAAAAAGACATGTATTGTTCCGATTGATCATGGAGTGACATTGGGGCCCATTGCAGGTCTTGGAGATTACAGAAAACTTATAGACCAAATTATAAGTGGTGGTGCAGATGGGATTGTTCTTCATAAAGGTATATTAAAAAAACTTTGTCAGGATGAAATTTTCCTGGAGGGAAATTACATATTACATTTATCCGCTTCGACAAAATTTAATGATGATTCTAACTGCAAGGTACTGGTAGGCTCTGTTGAGGAAGCAGTGCAATTAGGGGCTGACGCGGTTTCGATTCATGTTAACCTCGGGGATGCAGGTGAAAGCTCTATGCTTAGGGATTTTGGAAAAGTATCCGAGGCCTGTGCAAGATGGGGTATGCCTCTGCTTGCCATGGTATATGCTAAGAGAAGTCAAAGAAAACAGGGGGATATCGCACATACTGCCCGACTTGCAGAAGAGCTTGGGGCTGATCTTGTAAAAATTGAGAGTCCTGAAACCATGGAAGAAATGCGCGAAGTGGTGAAGAATGTTCACATTCCTGTACTAGTAGCAGGTGGTGAAAATATGAACAATCCAGAAAAACTACTTTATATGGTAAACAACTCAATTTTGGCAGGAGCAGCAGGGGTGGCCATAGGAAGGAATATTTTCGCTTCTAAGAATCCGGGTCTGCTTATAAAGCTTATTAGTATGATAACACATAAAGAAAAAGGACTTGATGAGTGTATTGAAATACTTAAAAATGATTGTAAATGTTCATCGGATACAAAGGTGCCTGTTCTTTTCTAA
- a CDS encoding 3-dehydroquinate synthase II, with amino-acid sequence MMKNDMIWFDGRNLKNEEAILNMIYILNFENLLIKKCMLDTITPPHKMNLIVEINSEVDMEDLNKEHIVLSADRQLLQKSVEKGFKTALLHRIFDRNSMDEAWQIGSNFDYVVAEFSDTTNIPLELLVAKLQSKKTKVLKIVNSCQEMELAFGVMEVGSDGVVFSNEDRSEIIKVNSFIEKMGTSKIQLVKGKVTEVLHIGMGYRACIDTTGLLKENEGMLIGSTSEGGILVSSETHFLPYMELRPFRVNAGAVHSYVWAPDGETSYITELKGGSKLLCVDTSGNTREVVVGRVKIEKRPLLKIEVEVDEKRINAMVQDDWHIRIFGADGEVRNASTIKEGEELLTYVCQGGRHVGLKIDESIQEK; translated from the coding sequence ATGATGAAAAACGATATGATTTGGTTTGATGGTAGGAATTTAAAAAACGAAGAAGCTATTTTAAATATGATTTATATTTTAAACTTTGAAAATTTATTAATTAAAAAGTGTATGTTAGATACCATAACACCACCACATAAAATGAATCTGATTGTTGAAATCAACAGCGAAGTAGATATGGAAGATTTAAACAAGGAGCACATAGTTTTGTCAGCAGATCGGCAGTTATTGCAAAAATCAGTTGAAAAAGGGTTCAAGACTGCTCTTTTGCACCGGATATTTGACAGAAACAGTATGGACGAAGCATGGCAGATCGGTTCAAATTTCGATTATGTTGTAGCTGAATTTTCTGACACAACTAATATACCTTTGGAACTGCTAGTAGCAAAGCTCCAGTCCAAAAAGACTAAGGTATTAAAAATAGTTAACAGCTGTCAGGAGATGGAGCTGGCTTTCGGGGTAATGGAAGTGGGTAGCGATGGTGTTGTATTCAGCAACGAGGATCGTAGTGAAATAATCAAAGTTAATTCTTTTATAGAAAAAATGGGAACATCTAAAATTCAGTTGGTAAAAGGTAAGGTTACTGAGGTATTGCATATTGGAATGGGCTACAGGGCATGCATAGACACCACTGGTCTACTGAAAGAAAATGAAGGAATGCTCATTGGTTCAACTTCGGAAGGAGGCATTTTGGTTAGTTCTGAGACACACTTTCTTCCATATATGGAATTACGTCCCTTTAGAGTTAATGCAGGTGCCGTACATTCCTATGTCTGGGCACCAGATGGTGAAACCTCGTACATTACCGAATTAAAAGGAGGAAGTAAATTATTGTGTGTAGATACTTCAGGAAACACAAGAGAGGTAGTGGTCGGAAGGGTAAAAATAGAAAAAAGGCCATTGTTAAAGATTGAGGTTGAAGTGGACGAAAAGCGTATTAATGCAATGGTACAGGATGATTGGCATATAAGGATTTTTGGAGCCGATGGAGAGGTTAGGAATGCTTCAACAATAAAGGAAGGTGAAGAACTCCTTACTTATGTGTGCCAGGGTGGCAGGCATGTAGGTTTGAAAATTGATGAGTCAATTCAGGAAAAGTAA
- a CDS encoding acyl carrier protein gives MSEIVEMRLKKVIKENYKGSDVADNIRLDDTLAVFGLNSVEFVKLVVMIENEFGFEFDNEYLDFSKFTTMRNIVEYIESKI, from the coding sequence ATGTCAGAAATAGTTGAAATGAGATTAAAAAAGGTTATTAAGGAAAATTATAAGGGTTCGGACGTTGCCGATAATATCAGGCTTGATGATACTTTGGCTGTATTTGGATTGAATTCAGTTGAATTTGTCAAATTAGTAGTAATGATTGAAAATGAATTTGGGTTTGAATTTGATAACGAGTACCTCGATTTTTCTAAATTTACCACTATGAGGAATATTGTGGAATACATTGAAAGCAAAATATGA
- a CDS encoding SDR family NAD(P)-dependent oxidoreductase: MALVTRDTYSVNEHEKKANPDNAALFALGRVISAEYRSIRCRGIDIDSDTGSDILAREIYSEQTSYLVAIRDGRRYIQELGRLDMDGGRHKEVDIKSEGVYIITGGLGGIGLEIARHISRKGAGNVALINRTAMPDRDKWASILKANVDSKLCKKISKINSIEANGTAVYTYQADISLRDQLVGVIDEIRSKFKKINGIIHCAGMAGEGLLAVKSQSDFSKVLSPKIDGTYMLDNVTKDDEIDFFVTFSSIMSILNVPGQGDYATANAYMDAFAQWRGFQGKRTVSISWPAWKDTGMAAEYKADKNKSLFKPISVEQALSDFELILKSGSSHVIAGEIDYEMLSGISEEVQLFKLEDDIAAELKSTVNTNRGTTANMSPLPRVKLKGGVSGCYTKLEKIIGNIWGAILEIGEISIHDDFYDLGGNSLLSINMANKLKEQLNVEIDINNLFEHYSIADLAVYISEKYPESTQDKSFEDDLDKAVANQECVTTNTVLPESNKIAIQDSIINQISGLMWRQMNCLDRGFGVLIGQHSNEMLRLFKLFLGIKRCFNLEGYLGGIYSKQTFYNGNLVENQLLESFGLKACVMKVNTLESLHATICSYIDKGKPVLVCFDEYYTFYSSFYLSKHTNHLALVNGYDSSKKVYSVIDYNHLMQNGSKIINYGQFYTTFNVIEHIYSNMESMEILVLEKQQDVVISQIANKFTGILEYIAENKLQSEDLVFIRNIMESEDHYLDTESLNKLYFFLGSKELLINTLKEHFKERHKDIISMSNDILELSNALINICATSLIRGRSIRFDNTVVNSIDNMCKTSTKFIKGIKEYIHNTVW; encoded by the coding sequence GTGGCATTAGTCACTCGCGATACATACAGTGTTAATGAGCATGAGAAAAAAGCCAATCCCGACAATGCTGCGTTATTTGCTCTGGGCAGAGTAATATCTGCGGAATATAGAAGTATAAGGTGCAGAGGTATTGACATTGACTCAGACACAGGTAGCGATATACTTGCAAGAGAGATTTATTCTGAGCAGACTTCGTATTTAGTGGCCATAAGAGATGGAAGAAGATATATTCAAGAGTTAGGAAGATTGGATATGGACGGCGGCAGACATAAAGAGGTAGATATTAAAAGCGAGGGTGTATATATAATCACAGGAGGCCTTGGTGGAATAGGGCTTGAAATTGCGAGGCATATATCCCGGAAAGGGGCTGGAAATGTTGCTCTGATAAACAGAACAGCCATGCCTGACCGTGATAAATGGGCTTCAATTCTTAAAGCCAATGTTGATTCAAAATTATGTAAAAAGATTAGTAAAATAAATAGTATTGAAGCTAATGGAACGGCTGTTTATACATATCAAGCGGATATATCGTTAAGAGATCAGTTGGTGGGTGTTATTGATGAAATAAGGAGCAAATTCAAAAAAATTAACGGAATAATCCATTGCGCAGGAATGGCCGGAGAGGGACTTCTTGCAGTAAAGTCTCAGTCGGATTTCAGTAAAGTGCTGTCCCCTAAAATAGATGGTACATACATGCTGGATAATGTGACAAAGGATGATGAAATTGACTTTTTTGTTACATTTTCATCCATAATGTCCATATTAAACGTACCCGGTCAGGGGGATTACGCAACAGCCAATGCATATATGGACGCATTTGCACAGTGGAGAGGTTTTCAGGGGAAAAGGACGGTATCCATCAGTTGGCCGGCATGGAAGGATACCGGAATGGCTGCGGAATACAAGGCAGATAAAAATAAATCATTATTTAAACCAATTTCGGTTGAGCAGGCATTAAGTGACTTTGAGCTGATTTTAAAATCAGGCTCATCCCATGTAATTGCAGGGGAAATTGATTATGAAATGTTGTCAGGTATATCTGAAGAAGTACAGCTTTTCAAGCTGGAAGATGATATTGCCGCTGAACTGAAAAGTACAGTAAATACTAATAGAGGTACCACTGCAAATATGAGCCCGCTACCCAGGGTTAAACTGAAAGGCGGGGTGTCTGGATGCTATACCAAGCTCGAAAAAATAATCGGGAATATTTGGGGAGCAATTCTGGAAATCGGTGAAATCAGCATTCACGATGATTTCTACGATTTGGGAGGAAATTCGCTGTTATCTATAAATATGGCAAATAAACTTAAAGAGCAATTGAATGTTGAAATTGATATAAATAATTTATTTGAACATTACAGTATTGCCGATTTGGCTGTATATATCAGTGAAAAGTACCCGGAGTCGACACAAGATAAATCCTTTGAGGATGATTTGGATAAAGCGGTGGCAAATCAAGAATGTGTAACAACAAATACTGTTTTACCCGAATCAAACAAAATTGCTATTCAGGATTCCATAATCAATCAGATAAGCGGATTAATGTGGAGACAAATGAATTGCCTTGACAGAGGCTTTGGTGTACTGATAGGGCAGCATAGCAATGAAATGTTAAGACTGTTCAAATTATTTCTTGGTATCAAGCGATGTTTTAATCTAGAGGGATATTTGGGAGGTATATACAGCAAACAGACTTTCTATAACGGTAATCTTGTAGAGAACCAACTTCTTGAAAGCTTTGGATTAAAAGCTTGCGTAATGAAAGTCAATACTTTGGAAAGCTTACATGCAACAATATGCAGCTATATAGATAAAGGAAAGCCGGTTTTAGTTTGTTTTGATGAATATTATACATTCTACTCTTCCTTCTACCTAAGCAAGCACACTAACCACCTGGCTCTGGTTAACGGTTATGACAGTAGCAAGAAGGTATATTCAGTTATTGATTACAACCACTTGATGCAAAATGGATCAAAGATTATAAATTATGGCCAATTTTATACTACTTTTAATGTTATTGAACATATTTACTCCAATATGGAGAGTATGGAAATCCTTGTACTTGAAAAACAGCAGGATGTGGTTATTAGTCAGATTGCAAATAAGTTCACAGGAATACTGGAATACATTGCTGAAAATAAACTGCAAAGTGAAGATTTAGTCTTTATTAGAAATATTATGGAAAGTGAAGATCATTATTTGGATACTGAGAGTCTGAATAAGTTGTACTTCTTTCTTGGAAGTAAGGAATTGCTAATTAACACACTCAAAGAACATTTTAAAGAAAGACATAAAGATATTATAAGTATGTCTAATGATATATTGGAGTTGTCAAATGCACTTATTAATATATGTGCTACTAGTTTGATTAGAGGGAGAAGTATAAGGTTCGATAATACAGTGGTTAACAGTATTGATAATATGTGTAAAACCAGCACGAAGTTTATTAAGGGCATTAAAGAATACATCCATAATACAGTATGGTAA
- the istA gene encoding IS21 family transposase has product MKGNYWMEIRNDRKKGLSYTEIARKYHMDPRTAKKYAESDIKPVYQLTGPKPSKLDSYKHQIDLWLEEAPFSAVRIHEKLLEQGCNCKYTIVREYVSSKKQDLNQKATVRFETMPGLQGQVDWGFFENYKVLENGEYKKLYCFLMVLGYSRMRYIEFVTDMSTSTLIRCHVNAFRYFGGYPEEILYDNMKQVVVKRLLKQADSELNRQFEDFAGFYGYKPVLCRPYRGQTKGKVERTVAYVRDNFMTGIKYASLDDLNGQAYAWCNKVNSKVHGTTNERPIDRLRDEMLSPLKREYIIDKINLRRVEKDCLISYAGNKYSVPAEYVGKDVAVIVLQNMLAAYFQGKQISIHKLSYSKNTLNVNKEHYKTMLVKQSFDIENTLLHNPDIVDFPSPKHSLKQYDELMGGVTF; this is encoded by the coding sequence ATGAAAGGAAACTACTGGATGGAAATACGAAATGATCGCAAGAAAGGATTATCTTACACAGAGATTGCAAGAAAATATCATATGGATCCACGTACTGCAAAGAAATATGCAGAATCAGATATAAAACCTGTCTATCAGCTTACTGGTCCCAAACCTTCTAAATTAGACTCTTACAAGCACCAGATCGATTTATGGCTAGAAGAAGCACCATTTAGTGCAGTAAGAATTCATGAAAAGCTTCTAGAACAAGGCTGTAACTGCAAATATACCATAGTCCGTGAGTATGTTTCATCAAAAAAACAGGACTTAAATCAAAAAGCCACTGTCCGATTTGAAACGATGCCTGGACTTCAGGGACAGGTTGACTGGGGATTCTTTGAAAACTATAAGGTACTGGAAAATGGAGAATATAAAAAGCTTTACTGTTTTCTCATGGTTTTAGGGTATTCTAGAATGAGATATATTGAATTTGTAACAGATATGAGTACTTCAACACTAATACGTTGTCATGTAAATGCTTTTCGATATTTTGGAGGATATCCTGAAGAAATATTATACGACAATATGAAACAAGTTGTTGTAAAGCGATTATTAAAACAAGCTGACAGTGAACTCAATAGACAGTTTGAAGATTTTGCAGGATTTTATGGATATAAGCCTGTTCTATGTAGACCATATCGCGGACAGACAAAAGGAAAAGTAGAACGAACCGTTGCATATGTTAGAGACAACTTTATGACAGGTATAAAATACGCTTCTCTCGATGACTTAAATGGACAGGCGTATGCATGGTGTAATAAGGTTAACAGCAAGGTTCATGGAACTACCAATGAACGTCCTATTGATCGATTGAGAGATGAGATGTTATCTCCATTAAAAAGAGAATACATAATAGACAAAATTAATCTTCGAAGAGTTGAAAAAGACTGCCTTATCAGCTATGCCGGTAATAAGTATTCTGTACCAGCAGAATATGTAGGCAAAGATGTGGCAGTCATTGTCCTTCAAAATATGTTAGCTGCATATTTTCAAGGAAAACAAATATCAATTCATAAATTATCATACAGTAAAAACACCTTAAACGTCAACAAAGAACACTATAAAACAATGTTGGTTAAACAGAGTTTTGATATAGAAAACACACTTCTACATAATCCAGATATTGTAGATTTTCCATCTCCAAAACATTCTCTTAAACAGTATGATGAGCTGATGGGAGGAGTAACATTTTGA
- the istB gene encoding IS21-like element helper ATPase IstB, whose protein sequence is MSELAYERIKNNLETLGMRNTLTIIDNYLEQAIHEKRNIVDILDHIFTEEAKSKKSRAVENQIKMSGFPYKKTLDMFDFDFQPSINREQIMELATMRFVENKENVVFLGTPGVGKTHLAVALGMIAAEHRYSTYYINCHNLITQLNKAHYENRLQERLKNFAKYKVLIIDEIGYLPMDIQGANLFFQLIAKRYERNTTIFTSNKAFSAWNEVFSDITIASAILDRILHHCQVVSIKGESYRLKERKEMMTGSTTMVNTLFKTKE, encoded by the coding sequence TTGAGTGAACTAGCTTACGAAAGAATCAAGAACAACCTTGAAACATTAGGAATGAGAAATACACTTACGATTATTGATAATTACTTAGAGCAAGCCATTCATGAAAAGAGAAATATCGTCGATATCTTAGATCATATTTTCACAGAAGAAGCCAAGTCAAAGAAATCAAGAGCTGTGGAAAATCAAATTAAAATGTCAGGATTTCCATATAAAAAGACACTTGACATGTTTGACTTTGATTTTCAACCTAGCATTAACAGAGAGCAGATCATGGAACTTGCGACCATGCGCTTTGTGGAAAATAAAGAAAATGTTGTTTTTCTAGGTACTCCTGGTGTTGGCAAAACACATCTTGCTGTAGCACTTGGAATGATTGCTGCAGAGCATAGATATTCCACTTATTATATTAACTGCCATAACTTAATTACGCAGTTGAACAAAGCCCATTATGAAAATAGACTTCAGGAACGATTGAAGAACTTTGCCAAATACAAGGTACTAATCATTGATGAAATTGGATATCTTCCAATGGATATTCAAGGTGCAAACTTATTTTTTCAATTAATAGCCAAACGATATGAAAGAAATACAACCATATTTACTTCAAATAAAGCTTTTTCAGCATGGAATGAAGTATTCTCAGATATAACTATTGCCTCCGCTATTCTTGACAGAATTCTACATCATTGTCAAGTTGTAAGTATTAAAGGTGAAAGTTATCGTCTAAAGGAACGAAAGGAGATGATGACAGGAAGTACCACAATGGTAAATACATTATTTAAGACTAAGGAATAA
- a CDS encoding S-layer homology domain-containing protein, which produces MVTFLCKAVGLSQSDEDTYIDIREHWAKKWIAAAVSQNIIDDGLTFRPDDAITRQEAVEMLCRALGLSPDTLNETPFCDITADSGYSTRAFKEYLMLGSVKDNERYFYPLSVLKRSEAAAIIVNLLDYKSDIESFKAQKKAILDKQEKETPTTQKIQQKEVIVSTAEELIKQIGSNKRILLKPGTYNLSSIKQLDNGDKTVTWKQVDDGKELNLNSIHNLTIEGMNNQIAEIKVNPMQWEG; this is translated from the coding sequence ATGGTAACATTCCTATGTAAAGCTGTAGGTTTATCACAATCGGATGAAGATACATATATAGATATAAGAGAACATTGGGCAAAAAAATGGATTGCAGCAGCGGTTTCACAGAATATAATTGACGATGGATTAACATTTCGACCGGATGATGCTATAACAAGACAAGAAGCTGTAGAGATGCTGTGCAGAGCGCTGGGTTTATCCCCTGACACATTAAATGAAACACCATTTTGTGACATAACCGCAGATTCAGGATATTCTACTAGAGCCTTTAAAGAATACCTTATGCTTGGCTCAGTCAAGGATAATGAAAGATATTTTTATCCCTTGAGTGTTCTTAAAAGAAGTGAAGCAGCTGCCATAATAGTAAATCTTTTAGATTATAAGTCAGATATAGAAAGCTTTAAAGCACAAAAGAAGGCTATATTGGATAAACAGGAAAAAGAAACTCCTACTACCCAAAAAATACAGCAGAAAGAAGTAATAGTCAGTACGGCAGAGGAGTTGATTAAGCAAATAGGTTCTAACAAAAGAATTTTGCTAAAACCCGGTACATATAATCTGTCATCTATTAAGCAGCTTGACAATGGGGACAAAACCGTTACATGGAAGCAGGTTGATGATGGAAAAGAACTAAACCTTAATAGTATTCATAATCTGACAATTGAAGGTATGAATAATCAAATAGCAGAAATAAAAGTAAATCCTATGCAATGGGAAGGGTAA
- a CDS encoding MFS transporter, with product MGEQKTFMVLSGLFLVVCTIGGLMIKNPPENYENMKSAPSGASKQQSPVPTGVELSPKQVLATPSYYLITLAMALACMGGLMMIGFAKPIAVAKGLESTAVVGVLIISICNSFGRLLWGIISDKIGRKLTLIILLAGTGGMSLLVNAANGYWIYVVIAFIGFFYGGFLSNFPALTADLFGARHMATNYGLVLMGFGIGAVVSSYVAGYYKNIAANDISLMFPAFVIAAICAGVGILLILLLKAKFVRFNSSKTS from the coding sequence ATGGGTGAACAGAAAACCTTTATGGTTCTCAGCGGACTCTTTCTTGTGGTTTGTACAATTGGTGGACTTATGATTAAAAATCCACCAGAGAACTATGAAAATATGAAATCAGCTCCAAGTGGAGCATCAAAGCAACAATCTCCCGTGCCTACAGGTGTTGAACTTTCGCCAAAGCAAGTCCTTGCAACACCTTCTTACTATCTGATTACCCTTGCAATGGCTCTTGCCTGCATGGGCGGCCTTATGATGATTGGATTCGCCAAACCTATTGCAGTTGCTAAAGGGCTTGAGTCAACTGCGGTGGTGGGAGTTCTTATAATCTCTATATGCAACTCCTTTGGTCGGCTTCTGTGGGGTATAATTTCGGATAAAATAGGACGCAAGCTTACTCTTATTATCCTTCTTGCAGGCACAGGTGGCATGTCCCTGCTTGTTAACGCCGCAAATGGGTACTGGATTTATGTGGTTATCGCCTTTATAGGCTTTTTCTATGGCGGTTTCTTAAGTAATTTTCCAGCTCTTACCGCGGATTTGTTCGGAGCTCGGCACATGGCAACAAATTATGGTTTGGTGTTGATGGGATTCGGTATTGGAGCCGTTGTTTCCTCATATGTGGCCGGATATTATAAAAACATAGCTGCTAATGATATATCATTGATGTTCCCTGCATTTGTAATTGCGGCTATCTGCGCAGGCGTGGGAATACTGCTCATTTTACTCTTGAAAGCAAAGTTTGTAAGATTTAATTCATCCAAAACATCCTAA
- a CDS encoding GDSL-type esterase/lipase family protein translates to MYSLRKRLLSLVLVLSICFCGSFVFNANQVATAATGLIGDLNGDGAIDALDYSLMKQVLLGSITDLPVQDDLYAADLDGDGNITALDLSLSKQYLLGLITKFPKNPPENVTTVIMPLGDSITDGIFVPGAYRIKLWENITNAGYKVDFVGSLSNGPAELGDKDHEGHSGWRIDQIDANINTWMTTYKPKIVLLHIGTNDISQNYDLNNAPNRLSSLIDKICAKLPSGGKLYVAKVIPLSYADVRNYNNQVAQVVQNKASQGKPVYLVDMYSAISLSDLSDGVHCNRTGCDKMADVWFNAIKNDLGK, encoded by the coding sequence ATGTATAGTTTAAGAAAAAGGCTGTTGTCATTAGTGTTGGTATTAAGCATTTGCTTTTGTGGAAGTTTTGTTTTTAATGCCAACCAGGTTGCTACTGCGGCCACAGGACTTATCGGAGACCTGAATGGAGATGGTGCCATCGATGCACTGGATTATTCGTTAATGAAGCAAGTCTTGCTTGGCTCGATTACCGACCTACCTGTTCAGGATGATCTATATGCTGCTGACCTTGACGGTGATGGAAATATAACAGCATTAGATTTATCATTATCAAAGCAGTATCTTTTAGGACTTATTACAAAGTTTCCTAAAAATCCACCTGAAAACGTTACCACTGTTATAATGCCTTTAGGGGATTCAATAACTGATGGTATATTTGTACCAGGAGCGTACCGAATTAAGCTGTGGGAAAATATAACAAATGCTGGGTACAAAGTTGATTTTGTAGGATCTCTGTCAAACGGACCAGCTGAACTTGGTGATAAAGACCATGAAGGTCACTCTGGCTGGCGTATTGATCAGATTGATGCCAATATTAATACTTGGATGACTACATATAAGCCAAAAATTGTTTTATTGCACATTGGTACAAATGATATTTCACAAAATTATGATTTGAATAATGCACCTAACAGATTAAGTTCATTAATTGACAAGATATGCGCTAAATTACCTAGTGGCGGAAAACTCTATGTTGCAAAAGTCATTCCTCTTAGCTATGCAGATGTAAGAAATTATAATAATCAAGTTGCCCAAGTGGTTCAGAACAAGGCTAGTCAAGGCAAACCTGTATATCTTGTTGATATGTACAGTGCAATATCACTATCTGATTTATCAGATGGAGTTCATTGCAACAGAACAGGTTGTGATAAGATGGCGGATGTTTGGTTTAATGCTATTAAAAATGATTTAGGCAAATAA